From a region of the Candidatus Pelagibacter sp. FZCC0015 genome:
- a CDS encoding 3-methyl-2-oxobutanoate hydroxymethyltransferase, translating to MKNIYTWAAKPAKRTLTVGDLKAAKGKRKFTQVTANSVEEAEAAEKAGFDMIISNAKNVIPVREGSKNLFLTAALVLNEFVTAEDVMRGAFKALENGADAVMTPRSMDIVEMLAKEDVPVMGHLGLVPRKSTWIGGLRAVGKTADEAYELFQKFKRLEDAGAFSAECEVIPENVMGEISKRTDIVTVSLGSGKNADVMYLFMEDICGDTENPPRHSKAYGNLLKLRNEIKLERVKALKAFKKDSMNGKFPGKKQSSNLEKKQFEEFINQLD from the coding sequence ATGAAGAATATCTATACTTGGGCTGCTAAACCGGCAAAACGAACTTTGACTGTTGGGGATTTAAAAGCAGCAAAAGGAAAAAGAAAATTTACACAAGTTACAGCGAATAGTGTTGAAGAAGCCGAGGCAGCTGAAAAGGCAGGATTCGATATGATTATATCAAATGCAAAAAATGTAATTCCTGTAAGAGAAGGTTCAAAAAATTTATTTTTAACAGCTGCTTTAGTTTTAAATGAGTTTGTAACTGCAGAGGATGTTATGCGTGGAGCTTTTAAAGCATTGGAGAATGGTGCGGACGCAGTCATGACTCCAAGAAGTATGGATATAGTTGAAATGCTGGCTAAAGAAGATGTTCCAGTAATGGGGCATTTAGGTTTAGTTCCAAGAAAATCTACTTGGATTGGTGGCTTAAGAGCTGTGGGTAAAACTGCTGATGAAGCGTACGAACTTTTTCAAAAATTTAAAAGATTAGAAGATGCAGGTGCTTTTTCGGCTGAGTGTGAAGTAATACCTGAAAATGTAATGGGTGAAATTTCAAAGCGTACAGATATAGTTACTGTTTCATTAGGTTCAGGTAAAAACGCTGATGTAATGTATTTATTTATGGAAGATATCTGTGGCGATACAGAAAATCCCCCAAGACATTCAAAAGCGTATGGAAATTTATTGAAACTTAGAAATGAAATAAAACTAGAAAGAGTAAAAGCTCTTAAGGCTTTTAAAAAAGATTCAATGAATGGAAAATTTCCAGGAAAGAAACAATCTTCAAATTTAGAAAAAAAACAATTTGAAGAATTTATAAATCAACTAGATTAA
- a CDS encoding HpcH/HpaI aldolase family protein, whose translation MRKNKVKEMMKAGKPVINGWLQIPSTVSAEVMAHQGWDSLTIDMQHGLVDYTNALPMLQTISTTDVTPLARVNWNEPGQIMKILDAGCYGIICPMVSNKEEAERFVQACMYPPHGYRSFGPVRGLIYGGSDYAKHANDEMLKLAMIETKESLEKLDEIMSTPGVDGIYIGPADLSLAIGEEPGFDRAENTKAYSEILRILEHAKKNNIFAGIHNGTPEYAQKMIGKGFNFVTIGADQRALSAGAKAVVEKMKGSSKKEESKAY comes from the coding sequence ATGAGAAAAAATAAAGTTAAAGAAATGATGAAAGCGGGGAAACCTGTTATCAATGGTTGGCTTCAAATACCTAGTACCGTTTCAGCAGAAGTAATGGCTCACCAAGGATGGGATTCTCTGACAATTGATATGCAGCATGGTTTAGTTGATTACACTAATGCACTCCCAATGCTTCAAACAATTTCAACAACAGATGTAACCCCTTTGGCTAGAGTAAACTGGAATGAACCAGGTCAAATAATGAAAATTCTAGATGCGGGTTGTTATGGAATTATATGTCCAATGGTAAGTAATAAAGAAGAAGCAGAAAGATTTGTTCAAGCTTGCATGTACCCTCCTCATGGTTATAGAAGTTTTGGTCCTGTCAGGGGGTTAATCTATGGAGGTTCAGATTATGCAAAACATGCAAATGATGAAATGCTTAAACTAGCAATGATAGAAACAAAAGAATCTTTAGAAAAGCTAGATGAAATTATGTCAACACCAGGCGTTGATGGAATTTATATTGGACCAGCTGATTTAAGTTTAGCAATAGGTGAAGAGCCTGGTTTTGATAGAGCAGAAAACACAAAGGCTTATTCGGAAATATTAAGAATATTAGAGCACGCAAAGAAGAACAATATATTTGCAGGTATTCATAATGGTACACCTGAATATGCACAAAAAATGATAGGTAAAGGTTTTAATTTTGTAACTATTGGAGCTGATCAGAGAGCTTTAAGTGCTGGTGCAAAAGCAGTTGTAGAAAAAATGAAAGGTTCTTCAAAAAAAGAAGAGTCTAAAGCTTATTAA
- a CDS encoding NAD-dependent succinate-semialdehyde dehydrogenase: MYEKFGQFIDGKWQQAEKKETYDVINPATEEVIGKASKASSIEVQKALKSAEKGLEVWKNTAPWQRAYVLRKIADMMREKKDVIAKWLTLEVGKPLAEAVGEVGGGADIFEWNAEETKRIYGQTQQSRFPDTRVHVYYQPVGVVAALVPWNFPIVLASRKISTALAAGCSVICKPDVITPGAVMELVNICKEAGVPDGVVSLLSGDPAEISNELMESDIIKKVSVTGSTRVGKIILKKAADKVQRVTMELSGHSPFIVCEDVDMNKVADIAITGKFRNNGQVCISPNRFYIQENRKEDFVNAFIERAKKLKIGNGMDEGVDLGPLTTAKRLEEIEKLVETTKKEGAKVLMGGQRPSGFNKGYYYEPTVFDDVKDNFTIMKEEPFGPLVPILTFKTFDEVIERANDNDLGLCSYLYTNSMDKAHIGSEKLESGCVAVNTGVVAIAEAPFGGIKQTGYGREGGSGAIKDYLNVKYTHMGLKI, from the coding sequence ATGTACGAAAAATTTGGACAATTCATTGACGGTAAATGGCAACAAGCTGAAAAAAAAGAAACTTACGACGTAATCAACCCTGCAACAGAAGAAGTAATTGGAAAAGCATCAAAAGCTTCATCTATTGAAGTACAAAAAGCATTAAAGTCTGCAGAAAAAGGTTTGGAAGTTTGGAAAAACACTGCGCCTTGGCAAAGAGCATATGTGCTTAGAAAAATTGCAGACATGATGAGAGAGAAAAAAGATGTTATTGCAAAATGGTTAACTCTTGAAGTTGGAAAACCTCTTGCGGAAGCAGTTGGTGAAGTTGGTGGTGGAGCTGATATTTTTGAGTGGAATGCTGAAGAAACAAAAAGAATTTATGGTCAAACTCAACAAAGTAGATTTCCAGATACAAGGGTTCATGTTTATTATCAACCAGTTGGAGTTGTTGCAGCTTTAGTTCCTTGGAATTTCCCAATAGTTTTAGCATCTAGAAAAATTTCTACTGCTCTAGCTGCAGGATGTTCTGTAATTTGTAAGCCAGACGTAATTACCCCTGGTGCTGTAATGGAATTAGTAAACATTTGTAAAGAAGCTGGCGTGCCTGATGGTGTTGTAAGTCTTTTGTCAGGTGATCCTGCTGAAATATCAAATGAATTAATGGAATCTGATATAATTAAAAAAGTATCAGTTACTGGATCTACTAGAGTTGGTAAAATTATTTTAAAAAAAGCAGCTGATAAAGTTCAAAGAGTTACTATGGAGCTTAGCGGACATTCACCTTTTATTGTATGTGAAGATGTAGATATGAACAAAGTAGCTGATATAGCAATAACTGGTAAATTTAGAAATAACGGTCAAGTCTGTATTTCACCTAATAGATTTTATATCCAAGAAAATAGAAAAGAAGATTTTGTTAATGCTTTTATTGAAAGGGCAAAAAAATTAAAAATTGGAAACGGTATGGATGAAGGTGTGGATCTTGGACCTTTAACTACTGCTAAGAGATTAGAAGAAATAGAAAAGTTGGTTGAAACAACTAAAAAAGAAGGAGCTAAAGTATTGATGGGTGGACAAAGACCTTCTGGTTTTAATAAAGGATATTATTACGAACCAACTGTTTTTGATGATGTAAAAGATAATTTTACAATAATGAAGGAAGAACCTTTTGGTCCACTAGTTCCAATATTAACTTTTAAAACCTTTGATGAAGTAATTGAAAGAGCAAATGATAACGACTTAGGTTTATGCAGTTACCTTTATACAAATTCTATGGATAAAGCTCATATTGGATCTGAAAAACTAGAGTCTGGTTGTGTTGCAGTTAATACTGGAGTTGTTGCTATTGCTGAAGCACCTTTTGGAGGAATAAAACAAACTGGTTATGGTCGTGAAGGTGGATCAGGTGCTATCAAAGATTATCTAAATGTGAAATATACTCACATGGGCTTAAAAATCTAA